Part of the Chrysemys picta bellii isolate R12L10 unplaced genomic scaffold, ASM1138683v2 scaf873, whole genome shotgun sequence genome, ACACAGGActgtgctcaggagagggaactgagacttggctggagacagccagagccgtcctgtctttggatggtttggggcggttgcccagggccctctgctttggggggccccgcacttcagggggacgcaggacctgggctgtgctggggccagcagcagtagTCCCGGCCCGACTAAGTTATACCCCACCTCGCCAGCACCCAACGTCGCtcgggagaggagagggcaggggcttgggaggaggggagaaataggggtgggatgggggaggagcaggggtgggaaaaggtggagtgggggcttgggggaaggggtggagtgggggtgggaggtggaccggggggggagggggttgtcccaggcccaGTGCCCCCCTATGGGTGGCCCTGGAAAGAGTCGTAAGAGATCTCCACAACTCAGTCCTTCTATGCAAAGAAACTGTATGAGAGCGTGAGtcagctttgggatcccaaagagtCGGACCAAAGAGGCACACGGATCAGGCTTCCCTCCACATCCCAGTTGGCCCAACGAAAGAAGGCAACGTCCGGTGAATGTTGGGAAGCGAGGACCTGCTGGAGAAGGTCTCTCAGGAGTTccagggaagaaggcagggcagctgcacccaCTTTCCAGAAGGCTGTGGGCAGATACCAGCTCCCTGAACCGAAGGGCACTTACAGATTTAtgctcccttttcttttgctgcctcttgttgggaacctttggatgcagcagcccaaaggcctgaggcctgtctttgcagtagagggtcaggactctttcccagaagaaggcttttcttccaaattgtgctatgtgctgtggGGATGGATGAGGCCCTAGACTCCAGCATgagtgaagcagggaggagaagactCTGCTTGGGCAAGAGGCTCTGGCCATTAATGGAGTGGGGGCCCCAGGGGATTCTGGCTCTTTGCTTATAAGGAAATAAGGACGGTGGCACTTACCAGTGTCACACGCTCCTCCTGGTCttcgagatgcagcagcagcgggagcaagCAGTTGATCATTTCCTGCTGCACCATGCCTTTGTCCGGGTCCTTCACCCTGCTCACCACCTTGCCAAGCAGTAAAATGGCAGCGGAGCgcacactgcccctctcctggcaatgacacacagggagtggggaagcccgGTTAAACCCAGGCAGTATCAGAGCATAACGCGACAGAGTCATAATCCGCCTGCTGCTCCGGTTCCCCCTGTGTTAACTGACTTGGCTGGCGGGAGCAGTGAGGCCACCAGGCTAGCGCCATAGGCAACTTGTGCAGAACAGGGCCTGAGACActgtgcagggcagtgcagcccctCGGTGTCCCAGACGCAATTTCTGTCTGGAGAGCACTGAACCCTAGACCCCTAGAAgattaggggagggggtgggaaggctgctggagactggtctggggaaggggagaagcagctcctggagccttgcagggatgtgctgctacaaaacacagcagttcttttgctcttcagttcccctgagagccgggccattcccgacccacctctttcctgctgggaatcttcacctctttgggggctggtgttctccagacagctggtcatctgcccagtgccagcccctctcccccaggccaggctgcagcaggggctgggagcagggcgctgAGGCTGAGATTTGCCGAGAAGAGCTCTGACAGGGAGGTGGCGGAGCAGGAGATTCCCCACCCATGGCGGGGGCACTCCTAGGAGGCTCCATGGCAGGGCTGAGGGCCGGGAGgcaagggatggggagagagacacaagggcatcagaggcaggtggagggggggggaaatgggcttcTCCTGCAGTTCCAAGCCTTACGTCATCAATGAAGGGGCGAAGGCTGACTGCAATGTCCTGGGAGAtggagccaagcccctccccgtcGAGGAGGTAGATGATGTCTCCAGCTTTATGCATGGCCTCCATGACACACACTCCATCCCTGTCACCGAACGAGTCCATGATCGCTGGCAGCTGGGCCTGTAACAATTGCACCTGCAGGAATGAAGAAGGCAGCTCATTACTATCCTGGGTGACAGCCTGGAGCACATGCTGGACCATCCCACTCCCACCTATGAGAAACCacggctggcacagccccccaacggggcagaaagtcattctcctctcactcagtgccaactgctcactgtaacctttgtctttgctcaccccgcctcccccattgcatcacatctgcaatcaggggtcagctcccgggagcagggaccatgtcatGCCTTGATTCGCTCAGTAACGCACCTCCAACATTTGAATGCCGTGCGTTAAACAACAAGGCTTGTGTGGGGATCTCGCTCTCATTTCTGAGCTATTCGATAGACATGGGCTTCCTCGGTCCCCGGGCAATCCACGCCTCTCACCTTTGCTGGCTGGAGCACAACACTGCCAAGGCCTCGCAGACTGAGCCTACGTATGATGGGATTTTTGTCCTGGGTCCATTCCATGAGCTGCGCCTCGAGCTCTGATTTTGTCACTATCGtctcaatggaaggactctggaGCAACTGGAAAGAGCCAAATCAACATCCGGTTGAGGAGCAGAGGTCTTCCTGTGGGGTCTGTTCCCTGGACAGTCATCTTTACCAAATGGCCACTTACTCCCGTACAAAGTCTCTGGTGTGTAGGGAGCCAGTTGCTGCTCTTTCAGTTGGTTCATTCCCAGAAGTTAGACTAATGTATAAGTCACAAATAAACCCGCAGGGAAAGGGGAATCTCCAGGCCCCATTGAGTGCCATGGAACAACCCCTGGGGCAGAAGAAAAGCAGACCCCAAGAAAAGGTGAGGAGAGAAGCATGGCCTTGGGGCAGTGGTGAAACATCTCCTCTTGTCACATGATCCCATCTAGGCACATCCAGCCAGGGGCGATCtcaccctgtctctccctccctctctctgccgtgccccacagccatccatgtgtggagaggagctagctggctgtaggctgctgagctcctgacaatgtgccccagagcttactggcctgagctgctctgcaGAAAGCCCACTTGTGCCTGTCAATAAATGAATCTCACCTCAGTGCAGAAAGTCATGGCGATATGTCTCTGCTCATCCTCCTTCTGACTCTGGACAATGGTGACggcctgtgacgaactgggactgttcttgctggggtgtgtgaatgctgacaggggagtgtgactaggatggtctgcatcgggggatgggagccggcccaagggaacatacctgagcttgtaacatgagaacccaggagggggttggaggtcagatgactccggggcccgggaaactgaacaaaggctgtgggaggggtcgctgaaggcagagtgctggaagcaggctggaaggaggctggagagatggctgggaggcagagatggctctgaccccccaagggggtgggctggcatgccctgggaccccaagctggacctaactgaggggggccctgttgtctgtgcctgcaagacctgtcttggactgtattcctgt contains:
- the LOC135979444 gene encoding maestro heat-like repeat family member 5 encodes the protein MDSFGDRDGVCVMEAMHKAGDIIYLLDGEGLGSISQDIAVSLRPFIDDERGSVRSAAILLLGKVVSRVKDPDKGMVQQEMINCLLPLLLHLEDQEERVTLVSATVLISL